The following nucleotide sequence is from Solidesulfovibrio carbinolicus.
ACTCGACAAGCGGCTGTTCCACTTCATGGGGGCCATCCACGCCATGGAACACGCCATGATCGGCATCCTGCCGCTTCTGGTCCTCACCGACCGCAACGACCTCGGCGGCATCTCCACGCCCCTGCATCCCCAAGTCGGCCGGGCCTGCGTGTTTGTCTACGACGGCGCGCCCGGCGGCGTGGGGCTGACCCGCCTGGCCTTTGCCAAGGCCGATGAGGCCCTGTCCCGAACGCTGGCCGCCGTGGCCGGCTGTCCCTGCGAAACCGGCTGTCCGTCCTGCGTCCACTCCCCCAAATGCGGCTCCGGCAACCGTCCCATCGACAAGGTGGCCGCCCGCTATCTCCTGGAGCTGCTCATGTCCGGCAAACTCCCTGAAACCGATCCCTGCCGCCCCGAAGGCCTGATCTCCAACGAACCGCCGCAACCCGGCGAACTCCAGACCGCCGCCAATCCCAAGGCCGCCATGACGAAAAAATCCCCGGGCCGCTACGGCGTGCTGGACGTCGAAACCCGCCGGGCCGCCGCCGACGTCGGCGGCTGGGGCAACGCCCACAAGATGGGCGTGTCCGTGGCCGTGCTCTACGACTCGGGCCTGGACGACTGCATCACCTACGCCCAGGAGGAACTGCCGGCGCTCTACGAAGCCCTGGCCCGTCTCGACCTCGTCGTGGGCTTCAATATCCTGCGCTTCGACTACAAGGTGCTGGCCGGCGCGTCGCCCTTCGACCACCGCAAGCTGCCCACCCTGGACATCCTGGAGCGCGTCCACGCCCGACTGGGCTACCGCCTGTCCCTGGACGGCCTGGCCAAGGCGACGCTCGGCACGCAAAAATCGGCCAGCGGTCTGGAAGCCCTGGCCTGGTGGAAGGAAGGCCGCATCGACGAAATCGCCGCCTACTGCAAAAAGGACGTGCTCGTCACCCGCGACCTCTACACCTTCGGCCGCGACAACGGCTACTTGCTATTCAGCAATAAGGCGGGGAAGATCGTGAGATTGCCCGTAGAGTGGGCATAGAAGAAGAGAGGAGGAAGATGCCTCCGGCGGCCGGGGGCCTGAGGCCCCCGGACCCCCCGAATGAAGAAAAGGGGGCGGCTTCGCCGCATGGACGTGGCTTGCTTTCTCTTCGCGAAGCCTTCCTGTTTGGGGAGCGCTTTTTCCCGGGGATTTTCAGGCTCCGCCTGAAAATCCCCGGGAAAAAGCGCTCCCCAGACTGGGAGGGGCCGGGAGGGGGTAACCCCCTCCCGGCCGCCGGAGGCATTCCCCCTCTTCCCTCTTCTCGATATTATGACGTATTCCGAGAAAATGATGCTGCGTATTGAAGGCTTGACCAAGACGTACGGCGTGAACGGGACGCCGGGGATGTGCGCCCTGGGCGGCGTGAGCTTTGACGTGCCCAGGGGGTCGTTCGTGTCGCTGGTCGGGCCGTCTGGCTGCGGCAAATCCACGCTGTTGCAGTGCGTGTGCGGGCTTATGCGCCCGACGAGCGGCCGGGTGACCCTGGACGGCCGGGAGATCGTTTCGCCGCCGCCGGAGATGGCCCTTATTTTCCAGAACGCCGCCGCGTCGCTCTTTCCGTGGTTCACCATCTGCGGCAACATCCGCTTCATCCTGCGCCGGGCGGCCGGGACCAAGGCCGAAAAAACCGACAAGGCCATGGAAGCCCTGCGCTCGGTGGGGCTGGCCGATTTCGCCGGCCACTATCCCTGGCAGCTTTCCGGCGGCATGCAGCAGCGCGCCGCCCTGGCCCGGGGGCTGGCCTACGGGGCCGAAATTTTGCTCCTCGACGAACCCTTTGCCTCGGTGGACGCCCAGACCCGGGAAGAGCTGGAAGACCTGCTGGCCGGCGTGGCCCTGGCCCAGGGCAAGACCGTGTTGTTCGTCACCCACGACATCGACGAGGCCGTGTATCTCTCCGACGCCGTGGTGGCCCTGACCCCGCCGCCGGCCCGGGTCGCGGCCGTGCTGCCCATCGACCTGCCCCGGCCCCGCGACCAGATCGCCAGCCGTGAACGCCGCGACTTCCTCGACGCCCGCAAGGCCATCCATGCGTTGCTGCGACGTGAATAGGGAAAAGAGTCAGGAGGGGCGCTGCCCCTCCCGAACCCTCCTCGCCGGGGGGATCATCCCCCCGGACCCCCGAAATGGGGGGCGGCGGCATCCGCAAGTCTCCAACAAGACCGCAAGCCCTTGCGGCGTCCATATCCATGGCCGCGCCTAACCCCACCCCCCCTATTGAGGGGGTCCGGGGGGGATCATCCCCCCCGGCGGGTGCAGGGCGGAGCCCTGCTTATGAACTCTCCGGCCTCTTGTTCGTCCTGTTTCTCCTCGTGCTTTGGGAGTGCCTGGCCCGGGCGGAGGTGTTGCCGGCCGGGGCCGTGCCACCGGCTTCGCGGGTGGCGGCGGCGTTGTGGGAGCTGGGGGCAAGCGGCGAGATTTTCGCCGAGATCGGCCGCACGGCCGGCCGGGCCTTGGCCGGGTTCGCCTTGGGCGGATTGGCGGGCGTGGTGTTGGGCTTTGGCTGCGGCGTGTTTCCGGGCTTTGGCCGGGCGGTGGGGACCACGGCGGAATTTTTGCGCCCCATGCCGTCGGTGGCGCTTATTCCCATCGGCATTTTGTTTCTCGGGCTGGGGTTTGGGCTGTGCGTGGCCGTGGCCGCCTTTGCCTGCTGTTGGCCGGCTTATGTGGCGGCCCGGGCCGGGGCTGGCGCGGCCGGACCGGAGTTGCGCGACACGGCCCGGGCTTACGGCCTGGGGCGCGCCGAGAGCATTGTGTTCGTCCTGGCTCCGGCCGCGTTGCCGCAGATTTTCGCCGGGCTGCGCACGGGGTTGGCCGTGGCCGTGGCCGTGGCCGTGACCACGGAGATGGCGGCCGCGCCAAACGGCCTGGGCTCGTTTATCCTGGAGGCTTCCATGGCCGGCCGGCCGGAGCGGATGTACGCCGGCATCGTGGCCGTGGGTGCGCTTGGCGCGGCGCTTAACGCCCTGTTTCTGGCCTTGCGGCGGCGGGCGCTTGTCTGGCTGCCGGGGACGGGGCGGCCATGAAGCGGTTGTCGGGCATCGTCGTGTTGTGCGCCCTGGCCGGCGTCTGGGAGTGCGTGTCCCGGGCCGGACTGGTCTCGAAGCTCTATTTTCCGCCGGTCTCGACCATTGCCGCCGTGTTTTGGGAGCTGACGGTTTCGGGGACGCTGCCGGCCCAGGCCGGGGAGACGTTTGCCCGGGCCGTGGCCGGGCTCTTGGCCGCCCTGGTCCTGGCCGGGCCGTTGGGGCTGGCCATGGGCACGTCGCGCCGGTTGTCGGCGCTGCTGACCCCGGCCGTGGAGCTGGTGCGCCCCGTGCCGCCGCCGGCCGTCATTCCGGCGGCCATGCTGCTTTTGGGCATCGGCACGGGCATGAAGCTTTCGGTCATCGTCTTTGCCTGCTTTTTCCCCATCCTGGTTGGCGCGGTGGACGGCGCGCGCCATGTGGAGCCGGGCTTTCGCCTGACGGCGGCGGCCTATGGCCTGCGCCGGTGGCAACTGCTTTTCGGCGTCATCTTGCCGGCGGCCGGGCCGAGTCTGGCGGCCGGGTTTCGCACGGCCGTGCCCATGGCGCTTATTGTGGCCGTGCTGTCCGAGATGGTGGGCGCGTCCAGCGGCATCGGGCATTACATCCTGCGGATGCAGCGCACCTTCGCCATCCCGGAGATGTACGCCGGCGTGGCTTGGCTGGGCATTTTGGGCCTGGGCTGCAACTTGGCCGTGGAGCGGGGGCTTTCGCGCTTGCTGGGCTGGCACGAGGGCTGGAAAAATGGTATGGGGCGTTGAGCAACCCCAGGAGGACGCCATGCCCATCGCTGCCCTTGCCGCCTTCGTCCTGTCGCTTTTCCTCGCCGTCCCGGCCCTGGCCGCCGATCCTACCCCCCTTAAGGTCGGCTACATCCCTGTCGGCGACTGCCTGCAATACTACGTGGCCGAGGAAGAAGGCTATTTCGCGGCCGAAGGGCTGGCCGTGGCCGGCGCGGCCATGAAGGGCGGCGCGGTCATCGCCCCGGCCGTGGAGGGCGGCGAGCTGGCCATCGGCTGGTCCAACACCGTGTCCATCATCCTGGCCCACGCCAAGGGCTTCGACTTCGCCTTCCTGGCCCCCGGAGCCGAGGGCGTGGCCGGCGCCAACGACGTCCATGCCCTGCTCGTGCCGGCGGACTCCCCCCTCACGTCCGTGGCCGGGCTGGCCGGCAAGACCGTGGCCATAAACACCCTGGGCAACATCAACGAGGCGGCCATGCGCGCCCTGGCCCAGAAGGCCGGCATCGCCCCGGACGCCATCCGGCTGGTGGAGGTCCCCTTCCCGGACATGGCCGGAGCCATGGCCAAGGGCTCGGTCCAGGCGGCGCTGACCCTGGAGCCTTTTGTCACCGACGCCGTTTCGCGCGGCGCGGCCAAGGTCCTCGATCCCTCGCCCCATGCCGCCTTCGGCAGCCCCTATCTCATCGGCGGCTGGTTCGCCAAAAAGGCCTGGATCAAGGACCATCCGGCCCAGGCGACGGCCTTTGCCCGGGCCGTGGCCAAGGCGGCGGCCTTTATCGACGCCAACCCGGAAAAGGCCCGGCAGATTTTAAGTCAGCGCACCAAGCTCGCCCCGGAGCTGGCCGCCAAAAT
It contains:
- a CDS encoding ABC transporter substrate-binding protein codes for the protein MPIAALAAFVLSLFLAVPALAADPTPLKVGYIPVGDCLQYYVAEEEGYFAAEGLAVAGAAMKGGAVIAPAVEGGELAIGWSNTVSIILAHAKGFDFAFLAPGAEGVAGANDVHALLVPADSPLTSVAGLAGKTVAINTLGNINEAAMRALAQKAGIAPDAIRLVEVPFPDMAGAMAKGSVQAALTLEPFVTDAVSRGAAKVLDPSPHAAFGSPYLIGGWFAKKAWIKDHPAQATAFARAVAKAAAFIDANPEKARQILSQRTKLAPELAAKIVLPRFPQRLDPKALSGVIDVSARFGLLAKPFPAAEILDAPAQ
- a CDS encoding ABC transporter ATP-binding protein, with the translated sequence MMLRIEGLTKTYGVNGTPGMCALGGVSFDVPRGSFVSLVGPSGCGKSTLLQCVCGLMRPTSGRVTLDGREIVSPPPEMALIFQNAAASLFPWFTICGNIRFILRRAAGTKAEKTDKAMEALRSVGLADFAGHYPWQLSGGMQQRAALARGLAYGAEILLLDEPFASVDAQTREELEDLLAGVALAQGKTVLFVTHDIDEAVYLSDAVVALTPPPARVAAVLPIDLPRPRDQIASRERRDFLDARKAIHALLRRE
- a CDS encoding ABC transporter permease, with protein sequence MFVLFLLVLWECLARAEVLPAGAVPPASRVAAALWELGASGEIFAEIGRTAGRALAGFALGGLAGVVLGFGCGVFPGFGRAVGTTAEFLRPMPSVALIPIGILFLGLGFGLCVAVAAFACCWPAYVAARAGAGAAGPELRDTARAYGLGRAESIVFVLAPAALPQIFAGLRTGLAVAVAVAVTTEMAAAPNGLGSFILEASMAGRPERMYAGIVAVGALGAALNALFLALRRRALVWLPGTGRP
- a CDS encoding ABC transporter permease; its protein translation is MKRLSGIVVLCALAGVWECVSRAGLVSKLYFPPVSTIAAVFWELTVSGTLPAQAGETFARAVAGLLAALVLAGPLGLAMGTSRRLSALLTPAVELVRPVPPPAVIPAAMLLLGIGTGMKLSVIVFACFFPILVGAVDGARHVEPGFRLTAAAYGLRRWQLLFGVILPAAGPSLAAGFRTAVPMALIVAVLSEMVGASSGIGHYILRMQRTFAIPEMYAGVAWLGILGLGCNLAVERGLSRLLGWHEGWKNGMGR